A genomic window from Spirochaetaceae bacterium includes:
- a CDS encoding Txe/YoeB family addiction module toxin: MSYKIVYTKDAVKDYEFIKQSQPVMLKNLKDIIQILRTDPYQIKHRFEKLHGHKNRFSRRLNNKHRIVYEVYKDENIVKIVAMWGHYDDN; encoded by the coding sequence ATGAGTTATAAAATAGTCTATACAAAAGATGCCGTTAAAGATTATGAATTTATTAAACAAAGCCAACCTGTTATGCTTAAAAATTTGAAAGATATAATCCAAATATTAAGGACTGACCCTTACCAAATAAAACACAGGTTTGAAAAATTACACGGACATAAGAACCGGTTTTCTCGTAGGCTTAATAATAAACATAGGATTGTTTATGAAGTTTATAAAGATGAAAATATAGTTAAAATTGTTGCTATGTGGGGGCATTATGATGACA